The Glycine soja cultivar W05 chromosome 6, ASM419377v2, whole genome shotgun sequence genome has a window encoding:
- the LOC114416024 gene encoding actin-related protein 6-like has translation MSTSTNLVVLDNGGGLIKAGIDGEHDPFAIVPNCLYRPPTSKKWLHLYSGNEDLTSAAMRYPVDRGYLINPDLQHKIWSHLFSSVLHTNPSKSSLILTEPLFTAPSIQRSMDELVFKDFNFWALYLADSASIVYLYKASRNNANGILSKAQQSLVVDLGFSFTHTSPVFHNFALNYAIRRIDLSGKALTNYLKDLVSFRSVNIMEETFIINDVKEKLCGLCCSPNYDILLTEFVKYPDQAQHYLALRECGLPSSPSVDAPGDVKCLEIAKQPEDRKIVDLTKNEFDLTNKQFLVPKMIFRPADLGLSQVELVECIVRVVNVCHPHLHPVLYESIILTGESTLFPQFVERLEKELRPLVPNDYRVKIATQEDPLLGVWRGGSLLASSPDFEAMCVTKSEYEELGSARCRKRFFH, from the exons ATGTCGACATCGACGAACCTGGTGGTCCTGGACAATGGCGGTGGGCTAATAAAAGCAGGCATCGACGGCGAGCACGACCCCTTCGCCATAGTCCCAAACTGCCTTTACCGCCCCCCAACATCGAAGAAGTGGCTCCACCTCTACTCTGGCAATGAAGACCTCACCTCTGCCGCCATGCGCTACCCCGTGGACCGCGGCTACCTCATAAACCCGGACCTACAACACAAAATCTGGTCCCACCTCTTCTCCTCCGTCCTCCACACAAACCCTTCCAAATCCTCTCTCATCCTCACAGAGCCTCTATTCACAGCCCCCTCCATCCAACGCTCCATGGATGAACTCGTCTTCAAGGACTTTAACTTTTGGGCCCTCTACCTGGCCGATTCTGCCTCTATCGTCTACCTCTACAAGGCCAGCCGCAACAATGCCAACGGGATCCTCTCCAAGGCCCAACAAAGCCTCGTCGTGGACTTGGGCTTCTCCTTCACCCACACCTCCCCCGTCTTTCACAACTTCGCCCTCAACTACGCCATCAGGAGAATCGACCTCAGTGGCAAGGCCCTCACTAACTACCTCAAGGATCTCGTCTCCTTCCGCTCCGTCAACATCATGGAAGAGACTTTCATCATCAATGATGTCAAGGAGAAGCTCTGCGGCTT ATGTTGTTCCCCCAACTATGATATCCTCCTTACT GAATTTGTTAAGTATCCAGATCAGGCACAACACTATCTTGCATTGAGGGAGTGTGGCCTTCCTTCTTCACCATCAGTGGATGCACCAGGGGATGTGAAATGCCTGGAAATTGCTAAGCAGCCAGAGGACAGGAAGATAGTTGATTTGACAAAAAAT GAATTTGACTTGACAAACAAACAGTTTCTTGTGCCAAAGATGATATTTCGTCCTGCTGATTTGGGTCTATCA CAAGTTGAGCTAGTTGAATGCATTGTACGTGTTGTTAATGTGTGTCATCCACATCTTCACCCTGTACTCTATGAA agcaTCATTTTAACTGGTGAAAGCACCTTATTTCCTCAGTTTGTTGAGAGact CGAGAAGGAGCTTCGGCCTCTAGTTCCTAATGACTATCGTGTGAAGATAGCAACTCAAGAAGA TCCCTTACTAGGTGTTTGGCGTGGAGGGTCACTGTTGGCATCAAGTCCAGACTTTGAAGCTATGTGTGTGACCAAGTCTGAGTATGAGGAGCTTGGTTCTGCTAGATGTCGCAAGAgattctttcattaa